From a single Osmerus mordax isolate fOsmMor3 chromosome 14, fOsmMor3.pri, whole genome shotgun sequence genomic region:
- the chrna9a gene encoding neuronal acetylcholine receptor subunit alpha-9-I, whose protein sequence is MKTMVLVLWISLLLHVSNGAQGRYALKLLNDLMENYSNALRPVEDTDKTLNVTLQITLSQIKDMDERNQVLTTYLWIRQIWHDAYLKWDKEDYDGLEVIRIPSGLVWRPDIVLYNKADEENADAAETNVVLRYNGEITWDQPAITKSSCVVDVSFFPFDWQQCNLTFGSWTYNGNQVDIAMGMASGDLSDFVENVEWECHGMPAVRNVIMYGCCSDPYPDITYTLLLKRRSSFYIFNLLLPCFLISFLAPLGFYLPADSGEKVSLGVTVLLALTVFQLMVAESMPPSESVPYIGKYYIATMTMITASTSLTIFIMNIHFCGAEAKPVPRWAKVLIIDYMSRLFFVYEVGENCTTPESERTSLYEQEPMGIGGYQDDNDCFPDNPYHDSHNGHHAHHHQNHPHNDSNRHYYSNGPQANGHHANGHQTNGRQANGHPPNHHYGPHHASRGEGGEPRRETSKRYHHIGHEELDYQAPPPGGLKEPLPYPTEKLFLPACPCNCPSPNHQQVVKNIQYIANCFREQRATCAKGAEWKKVAKVMDRFFMWIFFIMVFLMSILIIGKAT, encoded by the exons ATGAAGACGATGGTTCTGGTGTTGTGGATCAGCTTGCTACTGCACG TTTCCAATGGTGCTCAGGGGCGGTATGCTCTGAAGCTGCTGAATGACCTGATGGAGAACTACTCCAACGCTCTCCGACCGGTGGAAGACACGGACAAGACCCTGAACGTCACGCTGCAGATCACCCTGTCCCAGATCAAGGACatg GATGAGAGGAACCAGGTTTTGACCACCTACCTGTGGATAAGGCAGATCTGGCACGATGCCTACCTGAAGTGGGACAAGGAGGACTATGACGGTCTGGAGGTCATACGCATTCCCAGCGGGCTGGTCTGGAGACCAGACATCGTCCTCTACAACAA ggcagaTGAGGAGAATGCAGATGCAGCAGAGACCAACGTGGTTCTGCGGTACAACGGTGAGATCACGTGGGACCAGCCAGCCATCACCAAGAGCTCCTGCGTGGTGGACGTGTCCTTCTTCCCCTTCGACTGGCAGCAGTGTAACCTCACCTTCGGGTCCTGGACCTACAACGGCAAccag gtggacATCGCCATGGGGATGGCCAGCGGAGACCTGTCTGACTTTGTGGAGAACGTGGAGTGGGAGTGTCACGGGATGCCGGCCGTCAGGAACGTGATCATGTACGGCTGCTGCTCTGACCCCTACCCTGACATCACCTACACACTGCTGCTGAAGCGACGCTCCTCTTTCTACATCTTCAACCTGCTGCTGCCCTGcttcctcatctccttcctGGCCCCGCTCG ggttcTACCTGCCAGCTGACTCGGGGGAGAAGGTGTCTCTGGGTGTCACCGTGCTGCTGGCCCTCACAGTCTTCCAGCTGATGGTGGCTGAGAGCATGCCACCCTCGGAGAGTGTGCCCTAcatag GGAAGTACTACATCGCTACCATGACGATGATCACGGCCTCCACGTCCCTGACTATCTTCATCATGAACATCCACTTCTGTGGTGCGGAGGCCAAGCCGGTCCCTCGCTGGGCCAAGGTGCTGATCATCGACTACATGTCTCGGCTCTTCTTCGTGTACGAGGTGGGCGAGAACTGCACCACCCCGGAGAGCGAGCGCACGTCCCTCTACGAGCAGGAGCCCATGGGCATCGGGGGTTACCAGGACGACAACGACTGTTTCCCTGACAACCCCTACCACGACAGTCACAACGGTCACCAcgcccaccaccaccagaaTCACCCCCATAATGACAGCAACAGGCATTACTACAGCAACGGTCCCCAGGCCAACGGCCACCACGCCAACGGACACCAGACCAACGGTCGTCAGGCCAACGGACACCCGCCCAACCATCACTACGGCCCTCACCACGcctccaggggggaggggggggagccgAGGAGGGAGACCTCCAAAAGGTACCACCACATCGGGCATGAGGAGCTAGACTACCAGGCACCTCCTCCAGGAGGGCTGAAGGAGCCGCTGCCATACCCCACAGAGAAGCTCTTCCTGCCAGCATGCCCCTGCAACTGCCCCAGTCCCAACCACCAGCAG gtGGTCAAGAACATCCAGTACATAGCAAACTGTTTCCGGGAGCAACGGGCAACTTGCGCCAAGGGGGCTGAGTGGAAGAAGGTTGCCAAGGTGATGGACCGCTTCTTCATGTGGATCTTCTTCATCATGGTCTTCCTCATGAGCATCCTCATCATCGGCAAGGCAACCTGA
- the rhoh gene encoding rho-related GTP-binding protein RhoH: MNGSAEPGTSVKCVLVGDSAVGKTCLLVRFTSETFPDSYKPTVFENTGVEVFMDGVQISLGLWDTAGNDTFRNIRPMSYQQADVVLVCYSVANPASLASVRSRWVPEVRGQLPGVPLLLVATQTDQREMGPHRASCVPASEGRRLAQDVSAKGYLECSSLSNRGVQQVFEYAVRTAVNHTRRRARRRAFNFNNCKVF; the protein is encoded by the coding sequence ATGAATGGCAGTGCTGAGCCGGGGACCTCGGTGAAGTGCGTCCTCGTGGGCGACAGTGCCGTAGGCAAGACCTGCCTGCTGGTCCGCTTCACCTCCGAGACCTTCCCTGACTCCTACAAGCCCACGGTGTTCGAGAACACGGGTGTGGAGGTTTTCATGGACGGCGTGCAGATCAGCTTGGGGCTGTGGGACACGGCGGGGAATGACACCTTCAGGAACATCCGGCCCATGTCCTACCAGCAGGCAGACGTGGTGCTGGTCTGTTACTCCGTGGCCAACCCTGCCTCGCTGGCTAGCGTGAGGAGCCGCTGGGTCCCGGAGGTCCGGGGGCAGCTGCCAGGGGTCCCGCTGCTGCTGGTGGCCACGCAGACTGACCAGCGGGAGATGGGCCCGCACCGCGCCAGCTGTGTCCCTGCCTCCGAGGGCCGGCGCCTGGCGCAGGACGTCAGTGCCAAGGGCTACCTGGAGTGTTCGTCGCTCAGCAACCGAGGCGTGCAGCAGGTGTTTGAGTACGCGGTGCGGACAGCTGTGAACCACACCAGGAGACGCGCTCGGCGACGAGCATTCAATTTCAACAACTGCAAGGTGTTCTGA